Proteins from one Impatiens glandulifera chromosome 2, dImpGla2.1, whole genome shotgun sequence genomic window:
- the LOC124924142 gene encoding nuclear transport factor 2B-like, translating into MDPDAVAKAFVDHYYSTFDTNRPALANLYQDSSMLTFEGQKIQGSPGIVAKLTGLPFQQCQHSITTVDCQPSGPSGGVLVFVSGNLQLAGEQHALKFSQMFHLMPTPQGSFFVFNDIFRLNYA; encoded by the exons ATGGATCCAGATGCGGTTGCAAAGGCGTTTGTCGATCACTACTACTCGACATTCGATACGAATCGACCGGCCCTTGCTAATCTATACCAGGATTCATCGATGTTGACGTTCGAAGGCCAGAAGATCCAAGGCTCTCCGGGAATCGTCGCCAAGCTCACTGGCCTTCCCTTTCAGCAGTGTCAACATAGCATTACCACCGTCGATTGCCAGCCTTCCGGTCCTAGTGGCGGCGTGCTCGTTTTTGTCAGCGGCAATCTCCAACTCGCTGGCGAACAGCACGCTCTTAAGTTCAGCCAG ATGTTTCATCTTATGCCAACACCCCAGGGAAGCTTTTTCGTTTTCAATGACATTTTCCGTCTCAACTATGCATAA
- the LOC124928163 gene encoding squamosa promoter-binding-like protein 13A isoform X2 — translation MEPSSSSGISKKAKAPAAVINQIVQCLVDGCNSDLSQCREYHRRHKVCELHSKTARVSIGGREQRFCQQCSRFHSLEEFDEGKRSCRKRLDGHNRRRRKSQPESLSRNSSGRFSYNQQAGPTILSFSNPGAFPTSSWATGVDYSLQNVNNNYIEGGNGFQILQGGGDDDINPLPNIPPMAAHLSMSGNNNRLSHHHHHQMLDSDCALSLLSSARAETTTTNREMGLMMHTNPISLMNDPNFGNLSHCSYSQGIEDNNSSQVLVNDRRNNNNNENSHCPGMMMMFEDGEDEPNNNNTLSFRW, via the exons ATGGAGCCATCTTCGTCGTCTGGAATATCAAAGAAAGCCAAAGCACCTGCTGCTGTTATTAACCAGATTGTTCAATGCTTGGTTGATGGCTGCAATTCTGACCTTAGTCAATGCAGGGAATACCACAGAAGACACAAAGTTTGCGAGCTTCATTCTAAAACAGCTAGAGTTTCAATCGGAGGTCGGGAACAACGCTTCTGTCAGCAGTGCAGCCG GTTTCATTCATTGGAAGAGTTTGATGAGGGTAAAAGAAGCTGCAGGAAGAGATTAGATGGGCACAATCGACGCAGAAGAAAGTCTCAGCCGGAGTCTCTATCAAGAAAcagcagcggaaggttttcttACAATCAGCAAG cAGGTCCTACAATACTGTCGTTCAGCAATCCAGGAGCGTTTCCAACATCATCTTGGGCGACGGGAGTTGATTACAGCTTGCAGAATGTCAATAATAACTACATTGAGGGTGGAAACGGTTTCCAAATTCTGCaaggtggaggagatgatgATATTAATCCTCTGCCAAACATTCCTCCAATGGCGGCTCATCTTTCTATGTCAGGAAATAACAACAGACTgagtcatcatcatcatcatcagatgCTGGATTCCGATTGTGCTCTCTCTCTTCTGTCATCTGCACGAGCTGAAACCACCACCACTAACCGTGAGATGGGCCTGATGATGCACACAAATCCCATTTCCTTGATGAATGATCCGAATTTTGGAAATCTCAGCCATTGTTCATACTCTCAAGGAATTGAGGATAATAACAGTTCTCAAGTGTTGGTGAACGATAGgaggaacaacaacaacaacgaaAATTCTCATTGCCCagggatgatgatgatgtttgaGGATGGTGAAGATGAACCCAATAACAATAATACACTGTCCTTCAGATGGTAG
- the LOC124928163 gene encoding squamosa promoter-binding-like protein 13A isoform X1: MEPSSSSGISKKAKAPAAVINQIVQCLVDGCNSDLSQCREYHRRHKVCELHSKTARVSIGGREQRFCQQCSRFHSLEEFDEGKRSCRKRLDGHNRRRRKSQPESLSRNSSGRFSYNQQAAGPTILSFSNPGAFPTSSWATGVDYSLQNVNNNYIEGGNGFQILQGGGDDDINPLPNIPPMAAHLSMSGNNNRLSHHHHHQMLDSDCALSLLSSARAETTTTNREMGLMMHTNPISLMNDPNFGNLSHCSYSQGIEDNNSSQVLVNDRRNNNNNENSHCPGMMMMFEDGEDEPNNNNTLSFRW; this comes from the exons ATGGAGCCATCTTCGTCGTCTGGAATATCAAAGAAAGCCAAAGCACCTGCTGCTGTTATTAACCAGATTGTTCAATGCTTGGTTGATGGCTGCAATTCTGACCTTAGTCAATGCAGGGAATACCACAGAAGACACAAAGTTTGCGAGCTTCATTCTAAAACAGCTAGAGTTTCAATCGGAGGTCGGGAACAACGCTTCTGTCAGCAGTGCAGCCG GTTTCATTCATTGGAAGAGTTTGATGAGGGTAAAAGAAGCTGCAGGAAGAGATTAGATGGGCACAATCGACGCAGAAGAAAGTCTCAGCCGGAGTCTCTATCAAGAAAcagcagcggaaggttttcttACAATCAGCAAG cagcAGGTCCTACAATACTGTCGTTCAGCAATCCAGGAGCGTTTCCAACATCATCTTGGGCGACGGGAGTTGATTACAGCTTGCAGAATGTCAATAATAACTACATTGAGGGTGGAAACGGTTTCCAAATTCTGCaaggtggaggagatgatgATATTAATCCTCTGCCAAACATTCCTCCAATGGCGGCTCATCTTTCTATGTCAGGAAATAACAACAGACTgagtcatcatcatcatcatcagatgCTGGATTCCGATTGTGCTCTCTCTCTTCTGTCATCTGCACGAGCTGAAACCACCACCACTAACCGTGAGATGGGCCTGATGATGCACACAAATCCCATTTCCTTGATGAATGATCCGAATTTTGGAAATCTCAGCCATTGTTCATACTCTCAAGGAATTGAGGATAATAACAGTTCTCAAGTGTTGGTGAACGATAGgaggaacaacaacaacaacgaaAATTCTCATTGCCCagggatgatgatgatgtttgaGGATGGTGAAGATGAACCCAATAACAATAATACACTGTCCTTCAGATGGTAG